The DNA window GAACCTCACCCCGGTGGCCAGGCGAGAGGGGATCGTGGCAGCCGAAAATATCCTCGGAAAGGATACTACAATGGATTATCGCACTATTCCACACTCCCTGGCGCTTGGGTATGAACTGGCATGGGTCGGAGAGCCGGAGGAGGGGCAGCAGCGGTTCCGGATCCCCGGTCCGGCAGGACCTGGTTCGTTCTGGTCGGTACCCCGACAGGGAGCGACCGGTTTTGCCGAGGTGCAGGTCAGACCTGATGATGGGGCGATCACGGGTATCTGGACTGCAGCCCCTTCAGGCGCTGCAATCGCCGCCTACAGTGCTCAGTTGATCCGGGACGGGCAGAAGGTCGCTGACTTCGAACAGTTCATCGAGGTCCACCCGGTCGCTGACGGAGTGTACGGGCTGCTGAAGTACGCGGCCGTTCAGCGGTCCCGCCGCTGAACAACGAGGCTCCTATTTCGATTCTAAAAAAAGAGAGAGATCAGGTCAGATCAGATCCCGATCTCTTCCTCGATCTCTTGTACCAGTTCAAGTTTTGCCTTGGTGCAGGGCATCTTCGGGACTGCTCCACATCCTCCGGCCTTTGCAATCGAATCCTCAAATGTCCCGATCTTTCGGGCGATGCTGATGATCTCGGTCTTGTCAAGTCCGATCAGTGGTCGATAGATCGGCATTGTCGTGGCATTCGTCAGCACGGTCATATTATCTAGGGTCTGCGAGGCGACCTGTCCGAGTGACTCCCCGGTTACGATACCGATCGCTCCAACCTCCTCTGCAAATTTGGTGGCCAGTCTGTACATCCTTCGCTTGCAGAAAACACAGGTATATTTTTCGAGTTTTCTGGCAACGAGTGCCTCTTTGGCCTTGATCAGATAATCATCTGAGATCACATGCAGTGCTATATCCGGTTGGTACTGACGGAGGCATTCGATCACCTGCTCAGCCCGTGCAATGTGTTTCTCAGTCAGAAATGAGTCCAGTGCGACATAGATCGGGATGATCTTGCACCCGCGCTTCATCATCATGTATGAGGCGACCGGTGAGTCGATCCCGCCTGAAAACAGCGCGACCAGCGTTCCCTCGACACCGGCCGGCAGACCGCCTGGTCCCTCTTCGACGGTTGTGAACAGGTAGCACCGGTCCTGTCTGATCTCTATGGAGACCTCCAGTTCGGCGTGGTCAAGGTCGATCTTGAGGTTCGGGTACGGTTCTAAAACCAGATTTGCAAGTTCAATCTCCTTTTCACGAGAGTTGAACGGATGGTTGCCGACTCGCTTGACCCGGAATGCAAAGGACTTCGCGTCCTTTATTCCATGTTCCTCAAGGTAGTTCGGGAGCACCTCGGCAAGGGTGTCGAGCGTACATTCGGTCACCTCAGAGAATGAGACGATCCCAAAGATTCTGCGCAGACACTCGGGCTTGACATCTCCCTCAACCCAGACTCTGCCTCGCTCAACACTGACGGTGACATCGGGCATCCTGGAATAGATATCATGCACCAGCACGCCCTGCCAGATCCGTTTCACCGGTTCTGATTTTAAGAAAATTTCAGAGTACCGAACTAGATATAATGTCATAATTTCACCAACTAATTTTTGAATGTTATGGACCCCTACCGATCAACTTGCTGAGTCCATCGCTTGAGATTAGTCCGATCACATGCTGTGCCTGGTCGATCACCGGGAGGGCTGATATCCGATGCTGCTCCATACGGGATGCGGCCACCTCGATCGTCTCGTCTCCTGTTGTTGTGATCACCTGTGAGGACATGATCTGATCGAGGCTGGTATATCCGCAGGCTACCGCGTTTGCGATATCCCATGAGGTCACAATCCCAACTAGACTCTGATCCGGGGCGAGAACCGGGAGGTGGTTCACTCCCTGTGTGATCATCATCCGGGCAGCGACAGCGATCGTCGACTGCTCGCTGATCACCGGCACCTGTGTGTTCATCACATCCCTGACCAGGGTGTGGTCGAGGAATCTACTGATACTGTAGTTGAGTTGCCCGGTCTCAATCAGGAACGCATCATGCCCGAACTGGGAGCGGAGTTCGCAGTAATGAACATCGCATTCGTTGGCCGAGAGGGCCGATACGATCTCCTGTGACTGATACGGTGGGTACAGCCAGTCCGAGGTGACCGATATGATCAGCACCGTCGCTTTCGTTGGAGCGAACCCGCTGATCAACGAGTCGTCGACGGAGAGATCGAAGTAGTCGACAGCCTTGGTCAGATACAGGTATGAGTTCGCATCGAACCGTTTGGTGAAAGAGGTGCCCTGGTGGTGCAGATAACTCTCGACCTGAAATTCGGTGTCGAAGTCGAACCCTCTGAACTCCCGGTCCTGCAGGGCCCGTCCGAACTTGGTGTGCATTGAAGCATCGCTCAGGTAGGTGATATGGGCGACCATCCGTGCGAGCGAAAGCCCCTTCACCGGGTGCTCCTTTCCATAGTAGTCACCACCACACCATGCAGGGTCGGCAGTGATCGCCTTCCTTCCTACTTCGTTGAACGCGATCTGCTGTGGGGTTGAAGACCCTGTTGCCGCTATGGCGATCGCCTTCCTGACCATCGATGGATAGGAGACCATCCACTGCAGCACCTGCATGCCTCCCATCGATCCGCCGGCGACTGCAAAGAGCTGGCTGATGCCCAGGTGATCGATCAGTGCCTTCTGTACGTTCACCATGTCCCGAATCGTCACTACCGGGAATGAGGTGCCGTAGGGTTTTCCTGTATCAGGATTTTGTGATGCCGGCCCGGTCGTCCCCTTACAGCCCCCGAGGACGTTCGAACAGATCACAAAATACTTATCCGTATCGAAGGCCTTTCCCGGGCCGATCACCCCGTCCCACCAGCCAGGACGTGACTCGTCCCCATGGTGGCCTGCTGCATGGGCGTCACCAGTCAGGGCATGACAGACCAGGATTGCATTGCTCTTATCATGGTTCAGCGTTCCATAGGTCTCGTACGCAATCTGAACGGAGAACAGTGAAGCACCACTCTCCAGTAGGAGGGGTGTGGCAAGGGTAAAGGTTGAGGTGGTACTGATCCCTACTGAGCCTCTCTGCATCACTCGTCACCAGCGAGCGCCTGATCCAGATCCCGGATCAGGTCGTCTATATCCTCAAGTCCGATGGCCAGCCTGATGAAATCTCCGGTCACCCCGGTCGAGCGCTGTTCTTCTTCGGTCAGTTGTTGATGGGTGGTTGAGGCCGGGTGGATCACGAGGCTCTTCGCATCTCCAATGTTGGCCAGGTGCGAGAAGAGTTTCAGCCGTTCGATCACGCGCTTTCCCTCCTCGGCACCACCCTTCACCCCGAACCCGACCAGGGGTCCGAAGCCGCCGTCCAGGTATTTTTTTGCAAGTTCGTGGCTCTGGTGGCCGGAGAGGCCGGCATAGTTCACCCATGCGACCTTGGGGTGTGTGCTCAGGAAGGTGGCGACCTTCAGGGCGTTCTCAGAATGCTTCTTCACACGAAGCGGGAGCGATTCGAGCCCCTGCAGGAAGAGGAATGAATTGAACGGCGATAGGCATCCTCCGAGATCCCTGAGGATCTGCAGACGCAGTTTGAAGACCACTGCCACGTTGCCCATCCCTGGGAAGTTACCGAAGGTCTCCCAGAACTTCAGTCCGTGATACCCGGGGTCTGGTTCTGTGAAGCCCGGGAACTTGCCGTTGCCCCAGTTGAAGGTTCCTGCGTCGACGATGACCCCTCCGATCGAGGTGCCGTGCCCTCCGATGTACTTGGTCGCCGAGAAGACTACTATGTCTGCACCATGTTCGATCGGGTGGACCAGGCCAACCCCGGTGGTGTTGTCGACGACCAGTGGGATACCCGCCTCGTGGGCAATCTTTGCGATCGCTGCAAAATCCGGGATATCCAGCTTCGGGTTGCCGATGGCTTCGATATAGATCACACGGGTTTTATCCGTGATCGCGGCTCGAAATGCCTCTGGCTTTGTTGAGTCGACGAACGTTACGGTTCTGCCGAGCCGTGGGAACGTGTAATTGAATGCCTCGTACGTGCCGCCATACAGGTTGTCACCTGAGACGATCTCGTCGCCGAGTTCGGTGATCCCGAGCAGTGTGTTCGTGATCGCGGCCATCCCTGAAGCGACTGCAAGCCCTCCTGTGCCGCCTTCGAAGAGCGCCATCCGCTTCTCAAAGACGTCATTGGTCGGGTTCATCAGACGGGTATAGATGTTCCCCAGTTCTTTGATTCCAAAGAGGTTCGCGGCCTGTTCGGTGTCCTTGAAGACATAGGACGTGGTCTGGTAGATCGGTACGGCCCGTGACCCGGTGGTCGGGTCCGGAACCTGGCCTCCATGAACGGCCAGGGTCTCTTTTCCATACTGTGTGCTGGTCATCTCTTTTTCTCCTCGTTGAGTATGTTGATCTCGTACTTCTCTGCGATCTCAGTGAATGCATCGGTCAGGTAGTGGATCTTCTTCCAGGACAGGCCGAAGGTGTTCAGTTTCCAGGTTTTAGTCGCGCCTGCGAACTCTCCGCCGATGGATCTCTTCGAGAGTTCATCGCTGAGGAAGAATCCTCGCCGTTTGTGGGTCTGTGCCACCTTATCAAATGAACCGGTTGTGTCCACCTTGGTCAGCGTGTGCTTGCGTGGGTACTCGCTCACGACCTTGCTTCCCTCGATTTTGAGCAGATGGTCGATGAAGTAGTTGGACTTCTTCAGTTCCTCGTCCCAGTGGAGCGTCCGCTCTTTAACAGTGGGGAATGAAGCCATCATCGCGACCAGGGTTACACCCATCAGGGTGCACCCGAGCATCTCCACTTCCTTGATCCCGAACTTGCGTTTGGTCAGGTCACCGACCATCTGGGTGGTCCGGAAGACCTTATCAGCCCACTCGTCGGTCGTGGCCAGCACCCCTGATGGTGCGGGTGAGGCCATGCTCTTGTGGCCTGACCCGACGACAAAGTCGGCTCCGAGTTTCTTGCCGTCGACCGGCATCACACCGACGGTGTAAGCTCCGTTGTACAGGATCGGAATGTCGTACTGGTGGGCGACCTTTGCGATCCCTGCGAAGTCATGCTCGTTGGCGAGCAGATAGTCATAGTGATCGATCATCGCCAGCACCGGATAGGCTCCGGTCTCCTGCTTGATCTGTTCGATCTTATCTGCTGCCGCATCGGCCTTCAGGACGTTCTGCTCATTCACCGGAATCTCACGGATGATTCCACCGGCATTTTCAACTGCCAGATACTCGGTGTAGTGAGAGAGTCCTGATACGAGCACACTATCCCCTCTGTTCACGATCGTCGAGGTGACTGCCTGGAAGCCCCTGCGTGCCCCTGGCACGACCCGGGCCTGGTCCATCCCGACGAAGGCTGCGAGATCCTCGTGAAAGGTGGCGATCGGAGGTTTACAGATCTTGTCGAGCCGGAACGGCTTCCGACAGGCGTCACACGTTGAGTACCCGTCGCCATATGAGATGACCGCCTTTCTGGCTTCCGGGGTCAACCGCCCTGCCGCCTGGATGGGCTGGATATTGATCAGATTCTCTTCACGGGTCCGAAGTTCGATGGTCTCTGCGATCCTGGTCACCTTGGGATGACCGGTGCCCGCTTCGAGGTCTCCAAGAATCTCCCTGATGGAAGCGATCTTCTCTGTAAACCGCGTCTCTTCCTCCTGGTCGAGCCCTGATGGCAGGGCCTGACGGTAGATCTCCCTGAGGTCCTCAAGGGCGAACAGCCCCTCAAATATCTTCTGTACCCGTATATCCATAATACATCTCTCCTGAATGTCTAGAATGAGAATTGAACTCATCATCTGATTTAAGATTAGAGGCAAGGCCTCTCTGCCATCCAGGTGACTCAACCAATCATGTGTTCACAATTGTGATGATAAAGTTCACCTGATTCATATATAACCATTGTGAAAATGGTGAACGATGATCTTTACCTGGATGGTGGTCTTTCCCCAACGTGCCTTGGAATCCACTGATATTTGCCGGAGTACGAGATGAATATTTCCCCTGGTACTAACTCTGGATGGAAAGGGTAGTGAGAGCCTCGATAGCATCGAGCCTCTTCTGATCTTCACCGTTCTTCTGGACAAATGAAAGAAAAGCTTCCCCCGACTCTCCCGATCCGGCGATGATTGAGGCATACGTTCTATCCGGGAAGTACATCCCCCGTCCGCAGGCGAGAATTGCTGCAGCTGCCTCCGGGAGCAGGATCCCAGCTTTTACTGCCAGATCCAGGTTGTGCCTGATGTTCACGAGGGGTTCAGAGAGATGAAGGTAGGTCTCTGGATCATAGATCAGCGCGACCTCATCATCTGAGACCACGATTCCATCCCGATAGAGCCGGTAGACCTCGCCGATGCCGATCATCCCGAAGGTGTCGAGTTCGGAAGCTCGGAGAGCACCCATACTTGAAGCTCCAATCACCGTCGTCCCCAGTTTGATCGCAGCGAGAACCTCCCGGTGGCCGACCGAGCAATCCTGAAAGAAGACCCCGTCGATCAGCACGATCGTCTTGGCCCCTTCCTTTGCGGCCTGCAGCAGGTCACCGCGCCTGGCCGGTGGCCTGTACTCGGCGTCGAGGATAGCCCTGGCCGTGGTCAGATCAAGACTCGGTCCGAGAAAGACGATGATGTCGTGCATGTCTGCACCGTTCTCCGCGTCGTTCATTATCCATAGCATAGGTCTCAAGCCCTGGTACCACGACCCTGACCACGTTCACACCGGTTTCAGGTCGGGTGAGGTCGCTTACGATAACACGATCCAGCCCGACTGCTGCAAGTCGATCGGTCACCACCCTGATATCGTCGAGGAAGTCCTCGGTATCACAACTCGTAAGTGCTGCGTAAGGGACTGTGCTCTTCCCTTCGTACCAGTAGCGGTTCAATCGTTTGACCCGATCATACCCGATCGAACGGCGTTCGTCGGCTTCGGTGGTATCCTCGCGGGCGCCATGGATCTGGGTGACCCTGCTCTGCGCCACTTCAGTCAACGCCCGCAGTGTAGCAATCGCGGCAGAGGTGTGTGTCCCCATCCCGAGAGTCAGGAGACGGGGATCTCTGAGCACCGGATCGTCTGATGCGGCAGCGATCGTTGGGATCCCGATATCGCTGGTCAGGTCGTGGAGGACGATATCGACCCCCGCCGTAGAGAAAGCGTCGAGGAGCGAGCAGGCGGTCGGATCGGTCACATCGGTGATGACCGGTCCGGTGTCATGCAGCACCTCTGCGATCGACCAGGCATCCCGCTCTATGATCTCAGCCAGGGCATGGAAGGTGGCCTCTTCAAGGGTATTCCCTGAGGCGATGCCGTTGGTACTGGTCCGAAAGAGGGGTGCCGCCCCCTGTGGCAATGGGTGGAAGACCGCGTGAGCAGGAAGGAGCACCTCCTCATGCTGGACGATATCAAACCCCTTCACCCAGGAAAGCACCCGGTCTGGGTCGGCATCGTTGGGAAGGATGAGGTCACGTGGGTCGACAACGTTTCCCTGCCTGGCAAGGGAGTCATAGGTTCCCGTGATCAGGGGCCGGTCATGTACCTCAGCAGAGTACCGCTCGATCCCCTCCATGATGGCAGAGACCCTTGCAGCGATTGGCGTTGCTCCTTTGCCGTTGTAAACCGAGATCGCCCCGTCTGCCGCTGCAGGACGCATACATGAGAACACCGGGATCCCGATCCGATCGAGACCCGTGATATCGGCGACCCGAGTGATCCCGGTCGTCGGGAGCAACCGCTCGATCCGTTCGAGCGTTATTGCAGGGTCAACCGCACGCTGAGTCTCATTCCGGTATCCCTTCCTGCACGAACTGAGTTCCATGCGCCTTTCACCTAGGAGACCGCAAGCATCCGCTCGAGTGCTCTGCGTGCCCCTTCCGCGATCACCGGGTCCACCTGGACGATTGGTGCCTTTGCCCTGATCGCCGCCTCAATCTTCTCAACGGTGATCATCTTCATATCTGCACAGCTGAGTAAGGGTGAGGCTGCCACAAAAATCTTGTCCGGCGACTCCTTCTTCAGGCGGGTCAGCATCCCCACCTCGGTGCCGACAATGATCACCTTCGCCGTGGTTGTCTTTGCATGCCGGGCCATCGCAGAGGTCGAGCCGATGAAGTTGGCGACATCCTGCACCTCGGGGATCGTTTCTGGGTGCACGATCACCTCTGCACCCGGGTACTCGGCGAGTCTGTCCTGGATGTCCTGCACGGTCAGGGAATGGTGGACCGGGCAGCATCCGAGTGCTGGCACCGGGATCACCTGTTTATCGGTGTTACGTGCGACATAGAGGGCGAGGTTCCGGTCTGGTGTGAATATTATCTGCTTCTCTTCCAGACTGTTCACCACCTTCACTGCATTCGCAGAAGTGCAGATGATATCGGAGACTGCCTTGACCGCTGCAGAACTGTTCACATAGGTGACAACCGCTGCTTTGGGATAGTCCTTGCGTGCCGCCAGGATCATCTCGGGGGTGACCCTGCTCGCCATCGCGCACATCGAAAACGGTTCGGGGTGGATCACCTTCTTGGATGGATTGACGATCGCGGCCATCTCTGCCATGAAATCGACACCTGCAAAGATCAGGTACTCGGTGGTGACTAATTTTGCTTTCTGTGCCAGTTCAAGACTGTCGCCGACAAAGTCTGCCATCGCCTGAACCTCGGGCCGCACGTAATTGTGGGCGAGGATAGTGAAATCTTTCATATTACTCTCACACTGCTCCGGAATATCACAATCGTGAAGTTAGTTTAATGTAGTGGGACGATTTAAAAGTTATCATAATATGGTCAAAGCACCCTGTCAGGAGGTTGTCTGGGAACTGCTCCCTGCGATCAGAGCTGCGCTTGCAGCAGAACTGGTGAGACGGGGAATGTCGCAGCTGGCTGCATCCAGGGTCCTCGGGATGGCGCCGTCGGCAGTATCTCAATATCTCTCAAAGAAGAGGGGATACCGGATCGAATTCGAAGGAGAGGTAAAGCAGACGATCGAGCACCTGGCTGAGGATATCAATCAGGGGAAGATCGAAGACGTATCAGCAGCATTCTGTGATATTTGCAGGTTGATCCGGAAGGACCAGGGTCCCTGTCAGAAAAAACCCAATGATTAAGTACCACCAGGGGGCATTGCTGCAGAGATGGAATATATCACAGAGTTATCGGCACTGAAGGATGTGATCAGAGCACGCGGTTCATTGTTGATCGCGTTCTCCGGTGGGGTGGACAGCAGCCTGCTGGCGGTGATTGCCCGTGAAGTCCTGAGGGATCGGATGAACTGCGTCCTGCTCGACAGTCCCCTGTTGCCGCGAAGAAGTTATCGGGAGGCGATTGCACTCGCCGGGGAGTATGACCTTCCCCTGACCGTTCTCTCCTTCTCTCTGCTCTCAAGGGATGATATTCTGAGGAACTCCCGGGATCGCTGTTACTTCTGCAAGAAGGGAACGGCAGAACTCTTCCACAATGAACTGGTACGGCTTGGTTTCTCTGGGGTTGCGGATGGCGTGAACCTGTCCGATTATGGGGAGCACCGGCCTGGTTTGATCGCCTGCGAGGAGGAAGGGATTCTCCATCCATTTGTCGAGGCCGGCATCACCAAGCCGATGATCCGGGCGATCGCACGGTCGATGAGCCTTTCCTTCTGGAACAAGCCTTCGGCGGCCTGCCTGGCCTCGCGGCTCCCGTATGGTGACGAGATCACGCCGGAACGTCTGCATATGATTGAGGTGGCCGAGGACGCTCTCTTTGATCTGGGATACCAGGGTTTTCGGGTGCGCATGCATGGCACCATTGCCCGGGTTGAGATGAGGAGGGATCTGATGGAACAGGCCTTTAAAGACCGTGATGCGATCCTGGCGGCTCTTAAATCTGCGGGTTTCCGGTACTGTACACTCGATCTGGAGGGATACCGGACGGGTTCAATGGATGAGGTGCTATGAAACTCGAACTGGCACGGGAGGACTTCCCGCTCTTTGCTGATGTCACCTACATGGACAGCGCTTCGATCAGCCTGACGCCGGTCCAGGTGGTGGAGGCGGTCACGGACTACGACCTTCACTACCGGGCCAATGTTGGTCGGGGTGTTCATCGGCTCGCACAGATCGCTTCGCTCAAGTACAACGAAGCGCACCGGAAGGTCGCCGGTTTCATCGATGGGGGGCAGGGGATCACGGCGTTCGTTCAGAACACCACGGCAGCGGTGAACATGGTCGCTGCCGGTTTCCCCTGGAAGCGAGGCGATCATGTGGTCACCACTCTTCTCGAACACCACTCCAACCTGCTCCCCTGGATTCGGCTCCGTGAGCAGGGAGTTTTGGTGACGGTGGTTCCCCCCGGTCCGGATGGAACGATCAGTCCGGCCTCGATCGAGGCCGCGATGACCCCGGCAACCAGGCTGGTCGCCGTGACCCACGCCTCCAACGCCCTCGGCACAATCGTGCCGATAGAGCAGATCGCAGCGATCTGCCATGCCCATGGAGCACTGCTGCTGGTGGACGGGGCCCAGACTGTTCCTCATCTCCCGGTCAGTGTGCAGGCACTCGACTGTGACATCCTCTGCTTCTCCGGGCACAAGATGCTCGGACCGACCGGAACTGGGGTGCTCTGGATGAAGGATATCTACATCCGGCCGTCGGTGCTCGGCGGCGGGATGGTCGAGACTGCAACCACGAATGGGTTCACCCCGGTGCAGGGGTACCGGCAGTTTGAGGCGGGCACTCCGAACATCTCTGGCGCGATCGGCCTCTCTACGGCAGTCAGTTACCTTGAAGAGATCGGGATGGCGGCTGTTCGAGTCCATGAGCAGACACTGACACGGCGGCTGGTCGACGGCCTCCGGGGGCTTGGGGGGGTGACGGTCTATGGGCCGGAACGGGCGGAGGACCGGATCGGCGTGGTCTCGTTCACGGTTGACGGTGTCCACCCCCACGACGTGGCGCATATCCTCGATGAGGCATCCGGCGTGCTGGTCAGATCTGGCCATCACTGCTGCATGCCCCTGATGCAGGCTCTCGACGCCCCGGATGGTACGGTTCGGGCGAGTCTGTACCTGTACAACAGCATTGAGGATGTCGACCTGCTGATAGCGACCGTCGAGGAACTGGAACGGAGACAGTGATGATGTATAAGGAGATCCCCTGTATCAAGAAGAACGGTGATGAGTATACGGCTTCAATGCACCCGGTCGTCGAGGAGGTGCCGGTTGCCCTGTTTGTGAACGGCAGGCATGCGGCGACGGTGATGACCAGTCCGACGATGCTGAAGGAACTGATCGTTGGGTTTCTGCTGACCGAAGGGGTCATCAAATCGCTCGACGAGATCGAGGCGCTCTCTGTCGACGATGATCGGGCCGAGGTGCTGACGAAGAACCCGTACAAGATCCTCTTCTCGAAGAAGACGGTGCTGAGCGGGTGCGGGGGCTCGTCATCGTTCCTCGACATGAAAAAACTTCCGAAGATCCAATCAGACCTGACGGTGACCCCAGCACAGGTCTCAACCGGGCTCAAGGCGGTGCTGAATTCACCGCTGCATATGCTGACCGGCGGAGTGCATGTGGTCGGTCTGATCCAGGGGGATCACCATCTTGCGATCGTCGAGGATATCGGGCGGCACAACGCGCTCGATCGGGTGATCGGGTACGCAGCGCTGAACGGGATCGATCTCTCGCAGACGTTTGTCGTCTGCACCGGCAGGATCTCTTCAGAGATGGCACGCAAATGTCTGATCGCGAACATTCCGATCATCGTCTCGCGTGGGGCGACGACGACGCTCGCGGTGGAGATCGCCAGGGCCGGCGGACTGACGGTGATCGGTTTTGTCAGGAGCGATAAGATGAATATCTACTCCGGGGAGGAGCGGGTGAGCGGGGCCGGTTCACTGGAGATTCCCGCGCCTGTCGAGTAGATCTTCTATTTTGCAGCGCTGGCAGATGGTGCCGGAGCAGGGCGCCCCACAGCGGTCGCACTTCGACAACGCCGATGGTGGAACCATACCGCTGACCGTTCGTTTCAGGTCTGCCTCTCCTTCCACGATTCGAAGCATGGTACCGGGGAACCGATACTCAAGTACCCCGAGTGCACGCCGCACCTCGGCCCTGAGGGCATGGGCCGTGTACGGGCACTCCGGAAGGGGTGAGAGGAGCGATGCGACC is part of the Methanosphaerula palustris E1-9c genome and encodes:
- a CDS encoding transcriptional regulator is translated as MVKAPCQEVVWELLPAIRAALAAELVRRGMSQLAASRVLGMAPSAVSQYLSKKRGYRIEFEGEVKQTIEHLAEDINQGKIEDVSAAFCDICRLIRKDQGPCQKKPND
- the nadA gene encoding quinolinate synthase NadA, translating into MKDFTILAHNYVRPEVQAMADFVGDSLELAQKAKLVTTEYLIFAGVDFMAEMAAIVNPSKKVIHPEPFSMCAMASRVTPEMILAARKDYPKAAVVTYVNSSAAVKAVSDIICTSANAVKVVNSLEEKQIIFTPDRNLALYVARNTDKQVIPVPALGCCPVHHSLTVQDIQDRLAEYPGAEVIVHPETIPEVQDVANFIGSTSAMARHAKTTTAKVIIVGTEVGMLTRLKKESPDKIFVAASPLLSCADMKMITVEKIEAAIRAKAPIVQVDPVIAEGARRALERMLAVS
- the thiI gene encoding tRNA uracil 4-sulfurtransferase ThiI, producing the protein MTLYLVRYSEIFLKSEPVKRIWQGVLVHDIYSRMPDVTVSVERGRVWVEGDVKPECLRRIFGIVSFSEVTECTLDTLAEVLPNYLEEHGIKDAKSFAFRVKRVGNHPFNSREKEIELANLVLEPYPNLKIDLDHAELEVSIEIRQDRCYLFTTVEEGPGGLPAGVEGTLVALFSGGIDSPVASYMMMKRGCKIIPIYVALDSFLTEKHIARAEQVIECLRQYQPDIALHVISDDYLIKAKEALVARKLEKYTCVFCKRRMYRLATKFAEEVGAIGIVTGESLGQVASQTLDNMTVLTNATTMPIYRPLIGLDKTEIISIARKIGTFEDSIAKAGGCGAVPKMPCTKAKLELVQEIEEEIGI
- the pscS gene encoding O-phospho-L-seryl-tRNA:Cys-tRNA synthase, encoding MDIRVQKIFEGLFALEDLREIYRQALPSGLDQEEETRFTEKIASIREILGDLEAGTGHPKVTRIAETIELRTREENLINIQPIQAAGRLTPEARKAVISYGDGYSTCDACRKPFRLDKICKPPIATFHEDLAAFVGMDQARVVPGARRGFQAVTSTIVNRGDSVLVSGLSHYTEYLAVENAGGIIREIPVNEQNVLKADAAADKIEQIKQETGAYPVLAMIDHYDYLLANEHDFAGIAKVAHQYDIPILYNGAYTVGVMPVDGKKLGADFVVGSGHKSMASPAPSGVLATTDEWADKVFRTTQMVGDLTKRKFGIKEVEMLGCTLMGVTLVAMMASFPTVKERTLHWDEELKKSNYFIDHLLKIEGSKVVSEYPRKHTLTKVDTTGSFDKVAQTHKRRGFFLSDELSKRSIGGEFAGATKTWKLNTFGLSWKKIHYLTDAFTEIAEKYEINILNEEKKR
- the larE gene encoding ATP-dependent sacrificial sulfur transferase LarE, coding for MEYITELSALKDVIRARGSLLIAFSGGVDSSLLAVIAREVLRDRMNCVLLDSPLLPRRSYREAIALAGEYDLPLTVLSFSLLSRDDILRNSRDRCYFCKKGTAELFHNELVRLGFSGVADGVNLSDYGEHRPGLIACEEEGILHPFVEAGITKPMIRAIARSMSLSFWNKPSAACLASRLPYGDEITPERLHMIEVAEDALFDLGYQGFRVRMHGTIARVEMRRDLMEQAFKDRDAILAALKSAGFRYCTLDLEGYRTGSMDEVL
- a CDS encoding TfuA-related McrA-glycine thioamidation protein: MHDIIVFLGPSLDLTTARAILDAEYRPPARRGDLLQAAKEGAKTIVLIDGVFFQDCSVGHREVLAAIKLGTTVIGASSMGALRASELDTFGMIGIGEVYRLYRDGIVVSDDEVALIYDPETYLHLSEPLVNIRHNLDLAVKAGILLPEAAAAILACGRGMYFPDRTYASIIAGSGESGEAFLSFVQKNGEDQKRLDAIEALTTLSIQS
- a CDS encoding O-acetylhomoserine aminocarboxypropyltransferase/cysteine synthase family protein, with amino-acid sequence MTSTQYGKETLAVHGGQVPDPTTGSRAVPIYQTTSYVFKDTEQAANLFGIKELGNIYTRLMNPTNDVFEKRMALFEGGTGGLAVASGMAAITNTLLGITELGDEIVSGDNLYGGTYEAFNYTFPRLGRTVTFVDSTKPEAFRAAITDKTRVIYIEAIGNPKLDIPDFAAIAKIAHEAGIPLVVDNTTGVGLVHPIEHGADIVVFSATKYIGGHGTSIGGVIVDAGTFNWGNGKFPGFTEPDPGYHGLKFWETFGNFPGMGNVAVVFKLRLQILRDLGGCLSPFNSFLFLQGLESLPLRVKKHSENALKVATFLSTHPKVAWVNYAGLSGHQSHELAKKYLDGGFGPLVGFGVKGGAEEGKRVIERLKLFSHLANIGDAKSLVIHPASTTHQQLTEEEQRSTGVTGDFIRLAIGLEDIDDLIRDLDQALAGDE
- the metX gene encoding homoserine O-acetyltransferase MetX, which gives rise to MQRGSVGISTTSTFTLATPLLLESGASLFSVQIAYETYGTLNHDKSNAILVCHALTGDAHAAGHHGDESRPGWWDGVIGPGKAFDTDKYFVICSNVLGGCKGTTGPASQNPDTGKPYGTSFPVVTIRDMVNVQKALIDHLGISQLFAVAGGSMGGMQVLQWMVSYPSMVRKAIAIAATGSSTPQQIAFNEVGRKAITADPAWCGGDYYGKEHPVKGLSLARMVAHITYLSDASMHTKFGRALQDREFRGFDFDTEFQVESYLHHQGTSFTKRFDANSYLYLTKAVDYFDLSVDDSLISGFAPTKATVLIISVTSDWLYPPYQSQEIVSALSANECDVHYCELRSQFGHDAFLIETGQLNYSISRFLDHTLVRDVMNTQVPVISEQSTIAVAARMMITQGVNHLPVLAPDQSLVGIVTSWDIANAVACGYTSLDQIMSSQVITTTGDETIEVAASRMEQHRISALPVIDQAQHVIGLISSDGLSKLIGRGP
- a CDS encoding YcaO-related McrA-glycine thioamidation protein; the protein is MELSSCRKGYRNETQRAVDPAITLERIERLLPTTGITRVADITGLDRIGIPVFSCMRPAAADGAISVYNGKGATPIAARVSAIMEGIERYSAEVHDRPLITGTYDSLARQGNVVDPRDLILPNDADPDRVLSWVKGFDIVQHEEVLLPAHAVFHPLPQGAAPLFRTSTNGIASGNTLEEATFHALAEIIERDAWSIAEVLHDTGPVITDVTDPTACSLLDAFSTAGVDIVLHDLTSDIGIPTIAAASDDPVLRDPRLLTLGMGTHTSAAIATLRALTEVAQSRVTQIHGAREDTTEADERRSIGYDRVKRLNRYWYEGKSTVPYAALTSCDTEDFLDDIRVVTDRLAAVGLDRVIVSDLTRPETGVNVVRVVVPGLETYAMDNERRGERCRHARHHRLSRTES